The following proteins come from a genomic window of Amphiura filiformis chromosome 16, Afil_fr2py, whole genome shotgun sequence:
- the LOC140135433 gene encoding hyalin-like isoform X2, protein MILVLMVVILRGTSFTFGQVDEQLPVCRPTNNITETVDLGQLFGRTVTFPEPQATDNSGTVNLQNITHAPGDIFPVGLTEVCYTFADQSGNTADCCFEIHIIEVDNDPPIPTCSRDISTTTACNTDGTVVYWLEATAYDNSGTVNLISQSHISGRSFFRVGMTTVTYTFIDPSNNIASCDFVVTVIEVDPTSPDGECTARMTRAS, encoded by the exons TTGATGAGCAACTACCCGTTTGCCGTCCAACCAACAATATCACTGAAACCGTTGATCTAGGACAATTATTCGGCAGGACAGTTACTTTCCCAGAACCACAGGCAACGGATAACTCTGGCACAGTGAACCTTCAAAACATAACTCATGCCCCTGGCGACATCTTCCCAGTTGGCCTAACAGAAGTTTGCTACACCTTTGCAGATCAATCCGGAAATACAGCTGACTGTTGCTTTGAAATTCATATTATTGAAG TTGACAATGATCCACCAATACCGACCTGTTCAAGAGATATATCGACAACGACGGCTTGCAACACGGATGGGACAGTTGTCTATTGGCTAGAAGCAACAGCATATGATAACTCAGGAACAGTTAATTTGATCAGTCAAAGTCATATATCTGGGCGATCATTCTTCCGAGTTGGAATGACAACGGTAACTTACACATTCATTGATCCATCAAACAACATAGCAAGTTGTGACTTTGTTGTTACTGTAATTGAAG TTGATCCTACATCACCCGATGGCGAATGTACTGCAAGGATGACGCGAGCCTCTTGA